TAGATATGCAGGAATGGTTACAGATGTAATAACTAGCTTTCATTACTGTAAATATCGGTAAGAATAGAGTTTGAAGAAAGAAGTGTGCGGATGGATAAACTATGccgattggtcattgggaacaatggggatcagtgattggttgttgagagCACCGGCTCACATGAGTGCGACTCAGTCATGCTTAACACGCTAGGTGAACTTACTCTCTGAACTTGAATAAGCGGCAGATGAGAGCTGTGTCGAGTGCAGGACAGTCCgagtacacgtctgtaacggcAGTGGTTGAGGAGGACTTAATATCAGGTCCGGCTCCACTCCGTtggacttttggttctgcagCAAGGACTATCTAGGAAAATCAATCTGTTTATTAATTCAGCAGTTTAAATAATTTGATCGTGTAAAGGTTTTGGATTAACgtcgtgtttgtttttgtctttgcaGGAGGACCCGGCCCTCACGAGGTGGACGTACGCCCGTACGGAGATGTATAATCACTTCAGACCGACACCGAAATCCTCCCTGATCGCTGGTTTGATCGGAGTCGCTCCACTCTTCATCTTGTACTACGTCTTGAAGACTGACCGCGTAAGTTGTGTTTAAAACACAAGAACAAATGCTGTGgttattgtattgtatgtatttatttatttggtcttGTAGATCATGGGAATTATTTTCCCATGTGCAAAGAAATGTATAACaatcaaatctgattggtcaaaaggtgcaCTGTGTTTCTATGTAACAGCGCAGCgcaatgcgcttgttctaatccgttatcgtttctatagtaacagctcattcacagggacttgtacagcagGCACTCTACTCTATGTAATCAAAGCCtgataataaacaaatatagaaggcgtgtttaacaaagaaaaacctcTGTGTGTTGATTTGGTGAGATTTAAtcaacgtttatggaaggagtctcggtTGTATGAGTTTTGTAACGATCACAGtgtattaaagtgcacctattatggctttttttcaaatatctatatacctttcatgtagcgtgttatagagctgtttgtgaatgtaaaaacgtcagcaaagtttaaaatattatcgactcccaaaagaaggaaccaattctgaacagctgaaatgggtcgttagtgattccagacttacttcctgtactaacctaagtaaattggtaacaaaaagccccacctCTCATCTTCATCAGCTGCTCACGAACAGGAGCTGAAACTCctttatggtagtgggcgtttccttttagacacacactgacagcggtagaccaatcacaacagacctggacatctgaccaatcagagcagagtatgctctctgaaaggaggagtttagaatggatcatttaacgagtcgtttgtgaaactggggggaaaaaggtaacgctgcagtttaaatgatgagcacgttaaagttttttttttaccttggatgcctgtaaatctatcgtatgagagctttaaaacaaaattaggcacgtttcaaaagcATGTGTGCTTTAAAGTTTTCAGGAccgaggagtttacgctttccGGTTGCTTTGTGAAATGACCGTGTTTTTTGAGAGTGGGGTTGGAGAAGGAAAGACTGTTTATCATTCCTGTACTGTAAGCgtgaacaggaactaactcgtctCTTGGATGTTGGGAAGCTTTAAAAATCTAActctaaataataattatataataactcaataaatcattaaaatgtgCACAGTGTCTTTCAGTAATAGATGAAACATTGTGCTTGTTGGCAAATCATTGTGGTGTAAGCTGAATCACACACTCCAGACTGTAGTATTATGGGAAAGTAATGCACTATAGGGGGTCACGTCACGTCACCCCACCAAGCCCTATTTTTGTATAAGCACCCAGTCTGTTGTGGGTTAATCTTCACTCTCAGGTTTAAACCTCTGCGTTCTGTTTTCAGAATGAGCTTCTTATTATTATCGATAGTCTGGTGTCTGTAGTAGTCTGTACCGAATTTGGCTCTGATTGCAAAGGAAACGCTGATTCTCTTTTTCAGTTGAGTGGTTTCTataattaattttctttctgCCGTTTTCTTCCGACCAATAGGTGGGACCAGTAGGTGGGGCAGTATTTCGTAGCGATGACCTCAGCATTACCAAAGTACCAATCCGAATCGTCTGCTTTTACTCCAACCCCGGGAACTGAcgtgaagactttcccattttATAGCGTAACTGTGGTTTATGTATAATGATGCTGAGTATTCCTCAGGGCCAGTAAAACTTTTGTCGCTTAACATTTCTCTACAGCAACACGTCATAACATTCACAACATCGTAACTTTACACAGGAACTTAGTATGTACTCAGATTTACATGTTCTCGATTACTGAGCGCTGATTAATTAACGTAGGGTTTGTGATGTAACACAGCGGTCTAATGTGTCTTTTTGTAATTTCAGGACAAGAGGGAGCAGAAGATTAAAGACGGGACTTACAAACGCCCGTACAGACTCTCATACTGATCTCTGACTTGTACTTCAGGTTAAATCGTTGTCTCGGATtgtacatgtaactataaataaactttattgatgaAAAAATGAAGACGTAAGAGCAGTTTGTTTGTGATTAAATGAGATtttattgcaatttttttaacttGAACTCAACACGTCTATGCTGTGTAATCCTTTCCTACTGCATATATAGGAAGAGGATAATTAAACATGACTCATGGATAATTAACTTGGATAATTAAGGCTCTTTGAGCTCTTCACTGTGGCCTGTTTACATGCTGCCAGGTTTCCAGTTTGGGTTGAAGTGTTTCTTCAGAGGCTCCCAGCACTTGTAGTAGGTCTTGTCCAGACGCTGGCACGTCTCAAGACCCCACTTGGTGACCGCCATGCTGAAGGACGACTCGAACATGAAGGACTGTGACAAAACCATGGAGAATTtctatttaaattaacaaacttcagaataaaacaaatatgttttgctttacaaaaGACGCAGTAACGTGTTCATGCGAGTGCGTCGACTCGGTTCGTCTCCCACACGCTTACAGGATGTCGAGACATAAATGTtgagtatttaatatttacaattTTACTCTAAAAACGTATGATATCATTCGTTAATAAATGAAAGagtgtaatcattggcaaatttctgtgatataagaggaagaagtgtggttataaaaaaatcttcagggtgTTAAAAGTTAACATCTGCTCCATCACACCAGCCTgttgttgatgattttcctattAAAGCATGactcccaagtgttttattccttatttaaatcTTGTTAATGATTGTATAAGGTTATAGTAGTATAACTAATCAGGGACTGATGAACCTGATAAGCTATTTTCCTCACAGAAGCCGAAATAatttcagaaatgtaatcaATCGGGTCCTAGCTGTTTTTACCAGGAGTTAGAGAAGTGGATGGAGGGAAAATATACACTGTAAACCCACACAATAAACAAGGGAGTTTCGTGTTATAAGCGATTTCTCAGGGACTCCGGACCACCAGGGGGCaccatgttctttctttttttttttaaatagatatgcaaaaaaagttcagaaatgtacaatgaaaagaaaagagaagcaATTAACTTTCCATATCCATGGGTCAGATTCCAAATGAGCTAAGCTAAAATGGGCCGTAGAAGATTCGACATGGGGTCACTaccgatcgcttataaaagaGCTGGACTTTGATGATTTGATGGATGAGTATTTGTGGTAGAAAAGGAAAAGCAAGAAGAGGGTAAGGTGAGATGATGGCAGAGCAGACAAAGCTGTGTGTGTAGCAAGATGTGGAGAAGGGCCTTGTTCAGATTCCTGCTCACTCTGTCTTGGATTTACTAATACTAAtagtttgcgtgtgtgtgtgtgtgtgtaccatcgTTCCTTCAGCGACTCGCTCGGGTTtgagcttggcagtgctgttCTTCTCAAAGCAGTCAGCATCAGGCCCGTGGGGGGTCATTATACTGTGCAGACTTGCTCCTCCGGGCTGGAAACCACCTTCCTTTGCCTCATAGTGACCCTTGATTAATCCCATAAACTCGCTCATGCAGTTCCCTTAAACACAAACAGGGGGAGCTGTAACACAACAATCTGGCCTAGAGGTGTGTAACCTGAATGTTCTGGAgttctgttcacacacacagagttgagTAATACTATGGGCcactaaactgtacttttcGAGCATGTTTCAAGCATGAGATGTTAAaaggactcacacacacagatttgtaaatgtaatatcagacAGAAATAGCATCCTAATCGTGGAATCAGTCAGATTTGTGTGATTCTCATGTGTAAATCAGCTCCTCAGACTTACTGTGATAGTACGGAGGTCTGAAGGTGTGATCCGCAACGCCCCACCGAGGTGGAAAGATGACAAAATCAGCAATGGCGACGCCTGGCCGAGTGGATTTGGCCGTCAGGACGGTAAAAATGGACGGATCCTGAAAGAGAGAGCTTCGGAATGTACATATCAACTTGTCGTGTTGTCGGATATACTGTGTCCCTGGGTGGAACACTTGTTAAAGTCATGGTTCTATATGGAGTTTTTTGGGTCAAGCCCCAGATGTGGTTATCTGGGATATGAGTAACTATTACTGCTAGTTAACATGTTAGATCTCCAGAAACagagttggtgaccactggtgttAAGTAAATAAACTCAATTCCATGTTAAGAGCTTTTAGTCAAAGGTAATTTACTGATAATTGAGTACAGACACGGACGTTTTTGTTATATTAGCTGGAGAATCACACGTTATTAGCACGTTTTGTCAGTAGCTGAGTTtattgccccctagtggaataaagGAGACTCACAGTTTTTTCAAATCTTTTCGTTCAAATGAAAAATGAGTCTATAGGGATATATTCTAACTCCAGCAACAAACATTGGTATTGACATCCACCATTTTATGAGAAACAGAACCTGTTTATTTGTGTCTTACATTAATGTCCGGACATTTTGTGTCCTTTTACTTTCTCCTCTAgtatggggggggggtctaACAGATAGGTCTAAGATAGGTCTAACAACTAGTTTCTACACAATCGCCATTTCATTCAGTTCAAGTGTTCCAGCACTGCCCAGATTcctctagaaaaaaaaattgcattcaaTTTAGTCACATTTTTAAGATTTTCATTTGACTCCCCCTCGCAAATCCACGTTGTGGGCCCGACCACATCCTTCATCAGACCTGCTGTATGTTGGACACCGCTGTAGTGATGTGTAGTGAACGTATTTTACTCACAGCGTGATCGAACGCCACACAGTTGATGACCATGAAGTTCTCCAGGTTGTATTTGTAGGGAGCGTAGTTTCCGTGCCACGCCACCACGTTAAAGGGTGAAAAGTCCTGCGAAACAAGAGCATTTCCACACGTGGAACATTTCCATGGCCTCCATTTACAGCGTGGTGTAACAGAAACGTCCAACATCATGAACTTTTATTCCTCTGGCTATTCTTCTAACACGTCCACAGTTGCACTGTTTACaaacttcttttatttttcttcactgtcatagttttaaaaaaaagggggaaaaaacaatttAACATTTGTTCGTTGCTTTTATCTGTTGGCttatcacattttctttctttcttttgctctttttaattcattctttctttcctcacatttttcatgctcttatttttttctaaatccttccttctttct
This genomic interval from Ictalurus punctatus breed USDA103 chromosome 23, Coco_2.0, whole genome shotgun sequence contains the following:
- the ndufb4 gene encoding NADH dehydrogenase [ubiquinone] 1 beta subcomplex subunit 4 — its product is MADYKEAPLATRPKTLEPAEYFHVSPEYRRAEEERGALRSRLKREYQTKLNNPLRKELIEDPALTRWTYARTEMYNHFRPTPKSSLIAGLIGVAPLFILYYVLKTDRDKREQKIKDGTYKRPYRLSY